One part of the Rutidosis leptorrhynchoides isolate AG116_Rl617_1_P2 chromosome 1, CSIRO_AGI_Rlap_v1, whole genome shotgun sequence genome encodes these proteins:
- the LOC139890344 gene encoding uncharacterized protein, with the protein MRLASWNTRGLGNIEKGRMAGSMVNKYQLQFLAIQETMVKKVKQPILNSIWKHFVFQEVQVSSNGRSGGLLSIWRDACFTLLNHWSNRFWIATLLRYTPNQRIILIINVYAPQSEHDKLFVWNQLSAIANQWSGPICLFGDFNSVCHQEERFREVIDPLAVSNFNNFIISANVFDQALCNEKFTWEGPDGKMSRIDRVMVNVSWLSLFPDSILKAAQQAALIEAQFDHVEIYKVICGFDGNKTPGPDGFSLSFFKKGWCFLEDELLLMFSEFHTFASFPKGFNSSFLVLIPKTNSSKLIDQMHPISLINAPYKIIAKVLANRLKKVISNIISDNQHGFVPSRSLLDGVMLVNEVVHLAKKRKSPILLLKLDFTKAYDSISHEFLFEVLNRLGFGSRFISWIKCCISDINFSVLLNGSPSKEGVMLRGLRQGDPLSSFLFILVAEVLSRLLSNDLKNRVLQGFKVDSNTNVNHSQFADDTILIVFPSTQELNRIKEVLNLFSQVSGLKINQSKSMLYGIHVSRNDLRSYANFFGCDVGSFPLLYLGVPIGVASRRIAMWDPIILKFKRRLAGWKGRCLSFGGRLVMVKAVLSSLPLHYMALYKAPKAVIAQLERFRRNFLWGGDCLKSKSGLVKWQVVCTPVDVGGLGITPLLTKNIALLAKWWSKLYDNKLHVWQALVCTSFGKFFSGKIVYNSSSISCTKVSPIWSELLKIYTDGDLVNVVGKNSWKWHLKDGSLISFWNDNWVGNYSLRDQFPSLFRISDAQNAPVSHFRWPSDPLSDQVGWNLHLLAPLTELDSLTSGNRLVRINGLACSVGQDFIRWVPDVNGDFSVSEAIRLLSVSTSSHTIKWRQLVWNNRVPSKVAIFHWLACKQSIPVRDVLIRRHILPLNHSPLCIWCEEKPETSEHLLLHCPWTFKIWSALFQWWNINWVIPSSMLRFSADWYYGMGIGDRKFWRLIGPATIWAIWLARNDFIFNGNYSCWSSIVRQIKIKVFIWATFKFCYSHQSYVWDSNSGLLCRSV; encoded by the exons ATGAGGCTTGCCTCGTGGAACACCCGCGGCCTTGGGAATATAGAAAAGGGTCGTATGGCGGGTTCAATGGTTAACAAATACCAACTTCAATTTTTAGCCATTCAAGAAACGATGGTAAAAAAAGTCAAACAACCAATTCTAAATTCTATTTGGAAGCACTTTGTCTTTCAAGAAGTACAAGTGAGTTCTAATGGAAGGTCAGGAGGACTTCTCTCAATTTGGCGTGACGCTTGTTTTACTCTTTTGAATCATTGGAGTAATAGATTTTGGATCGCCACTTTGTTAAGGTATACTCCCAATCAGAGAATAATCTTAATTATTAACGTTTATGCTCCTCAAAGTGAGCATGATAAATTGTTTGTGTGGAATCAATTAAGTGCTATTGCTAATCAGTGGTCGGGGCCTATTTGTTTGTTTGGTGACTTTAACTCGGTGTGTCATCAGGAAGAAAGATTTCGAGAGGTAATTGACCCATTAGCTGTTTCTAATTTTAATAACTTCATAATTTCGGCTAATGTGTTTGATCAAGCTCTTTGCAATGAAAAGTTTACTTGGGAGGGTCCCGATGGCAAAATGTCACGTATTGATCGGGTTATGGTTAATGTGTCTTGGCTAAGTTTGTTTCCGGATTCAATTCTAAAAGCCG CCCAGCAGGCTGCTTTAATTGAAGCTCAATTTGATCATGTGGAAATTTACAAGGTTATTTGCGGTTTTGATGGCAATAAAACTCCCGGACCCGATGGTTTCTCTTTGTCGTTTTTTAAGAAGGGTTGGTGTTTTTTAGAAGACGAACTGTTGCTTATGTTTTCTGAATTCCACACTTTTGCTTCATTCCCTAAAGGTTTCAATTCCTCCTTTTTAGTCTTGATTCCAAAGACTAACTCTTCCAAATTAATTGATCAAATGCATCCCATTAGTCTCATTAATGCACCTTATAAAATCATAGCAAAAGTTCTTGCTAATCGCTTGAAAAAGGTCATCTCAAACATCATTAGTGATAATCAACATGGTTTTGTCCCTTCAAGATCGTTGTTAGATGGGGTTATGCTTGTCAATGAAGTTGTGCACTTGGCAAAAAAGAGAAAAAGTCCAATTTTACTACTTAAGCTCGATTTCACTAAAGCTTACGATAGTATTTCACATGAGTTTCTCTTTGAAGTTTTAAATCGTTTGGGTTTTGGGAGCCGTTTTATTTCTTGGATCAAATGTTGTATTTCCGATATTAATTTTTCGGTTCTTTTAAATGGCTCACCGTCTAAGGAAGGGGTTATGTTAAGAGGTTTACGACAAGGTGACCCGTTGTCTTCTTTCCTTTTCATCCTTGTGGCGGAAGTGTTGAGTCGTTTACTTTCCAATGATCTTAAAAACCGGGTACTTCAAGGTTTCAAAGTTGACAGCAACACAAATGTTAATCACTCTCAATTCGCGGATGACACCATTCTCATCGTGTTCCCTTCAACTCAAGAATTAAATCGGATCAAAGAGGTTCTTAATCTTTTTTCCCAAGTTTCAGGCCTCAAGATTAATCAATCAAAGTCAATGTTATACGGTATTCATGTTTCAAGAAACGACTTGCGGTCATATGCCAACTTTTTTGGGTGTGATGTAGGTTCGTTTCCTCTTTTATACTTAGGTGTTCCTATTGGTGTTGCAAGTAGACGAATAGCAATGTGGGATCCTattattttaaaattcaaaagaagGCTCGCTGGGTGGAAAGGTAGGTGTTTATCTTTTGGCGGTCGACTCGTTATGGTTAAAGCGGTCCTCTCGAGTTTACCTCTTCATTATATGGCCCTTTATAAAGCTCCCAAAGCGGTTATTGCACAACTTGAGAGATTTCGTCGTAATTTTCTTTGGGGTGGTGATTGTTTGAAATCAAAATCGGGCCTCGTAAAGTGGCAAGTGGTTTGTACTCCGGTTGATGTTGGTGGATTGGGCATTACTCCTTTACTCACAAAAAATATCGCCCTCCTTGCAAAATGGTGGTCAAAATTATACGATAATAAACTTCACGTTTGGCAAGCTTTGGTATGTACTTCTTTCGGTAAGTTTTTTTCCGGCAAAATAGTGTATAATTCATCTTCAATTTCTTGTACTAAAGTCTCTCCAATATGGAGTGAATTGTTAAAAATTTACACTGATGGAGATTTAGTCAATGTGGTGGGTAAAAATTCATGGAAGTGGCACTTAAAAGATGGTTCTTTAATCTCCTTTTGGAACGACAATTGGGTTGGCAATTATTCCCTTCGGGATCAATTTCCTAGTTTATTTCGTATTTCTGATGCTCAAAACGCTCCTGTCTCGCATTTTCGATGGCCAAGTGACCCGCTCTCTGATCAGGTAGGGTGGAATTTGCACCTTCTTGCCCCGTTGACTGAATTAGACTCGCTGACCTCAGGTAACCGGCTTGTTCGAATTAACGGTTTAGCCTGTTCAGTAGGTCAGGACTTTATTCGTTGGGTTCCTGATGTTAATGGCGACTTCTCTGTTTCTGAAGCCATTAGACTGTTGAGTGTCTCGACGTCTTCTCATACAATAAAGTGGAGACAATTAGTTTGGAATAATCGGGTCCCATCAAAAGTAGCTATTTTTCATTGGCTTGCTTGTAAACAAAGTATTCCGGTAAGAGATGTCCTTATCCGGAGACATATTCTTCCTCTTAATCACTCGCCTCTGTGTATTTGGTGTGAAGAGAAACCCGAAACATCCGAGCATCTTCTTCTTCATTGCCCGTGGACCTTCAAAATTTGGTCCGCTCTCTTTCAATGGTGGAATATCAATTGGGTTATTCCGAGTTCAATGTTACGTTTTTCGGCCGATTGGTATTACGGTATGGGCATCGGTGATAGGAAATTTTGGAGACTCATTGGGCCGGCTACTATTTGGGCCATTTGGTTAGCTCGCAACGATTTTATCTTCAATGGCAACTACTCGTGTTGGTCTTCTATTGTTCGACAAATCAAAATCAAGGTGTTCATTTGGGCTACCTTCAAGTTTTGTTATAGTCACCAATCCTACGTTTGGGATTCAAACTCCGGACTTTTGTGTCGTTCGGTTTAA
- the LOC139866311 gene encoding uncharacterized protein encodes MNGLIVKGMRLTVGFAKKDLNLEIPSKIQVQSAKPFFQKPIPKVSPTVNLSKNLETAKRIHLTALIVDKIPITALKLFKWLKSRFIAIESISAWGLFGYIVQCADSESFKRMTMGPNLNELEFLEVIPLIQRSNRFSRIAKVAISALQDSMDKEVSYPVLNEFRKSTLFKWKLMDVRVVLFQFGKRTFSPWGGGECRQFVSSLSLNFLSIGFSEWVLRREGFGRCSDPHLFGPFGWLGTS; translated from the exons ATGAACGGGTTAATTGTTAAAGGCATGAGACTAACAGTGGGGTTTGCAAAAAAGGATCTAAATTTAGAAATCCCTTCAAAGATTCAAGTTCAATCTGCAAAACCTTTTTTCCAGAAACCTATTCCAAAAGTTTCACCCACCGTTAATCTTTCAAAGAATTTGGAAACCGCTAAACGTATTCACTTGACTGCCCTTATAGTCGATAAGATTCCGATCACTGCTTTGAAGTTATTTAAATGGTTGAAGAGCCGTTTCATTGCTATTGAATCGATCTCGGCTTGGGGTCTTTTTGGATACATCGTTCAGTGTGCAGATAGTGAGAGTTTTAAAAGAATGACGATGGGTCCAAATTTAAATGAATTGGAATTTCTCGAGGTGATTCCGTTGATCCAAAGAAGCAACAGGTTTTCAAGAATAGCAAAAGTGGCGATTTCAG CTCTTCAAGATTCAATGGATAAAGAAGTGAGCTATCCCGTATTGAATGAATTTCGGAAATCGACTCTATTCAAGTGGAAGCTAATGGACGTTCGGGTGGTCCTGTTTCAATTTGGAAAACGGACATTTTCTCCTTGGGGCGGTGGAGAATGTCGTCAATTTGTTTCTTCATTATCGTTGAATTTTCTTTCGATAGGTTTTTCAGAATGGGTTTTAAGGCGTGAAGGTTTTGGAAGATGTTCGGACCCGCATCTTTTTGGGCCATTTGGATGGTTAGGAACGTCTTAA
- the LOC139890348 gene encoding uncharacterized protein yields MASYLLSYEFDSEDERIIALIQHLKDDDDEVESERVPRSRIYIPRNREEAGENLWKDYFSDTPVFPPYKFKRRFRMRIELFLRISQGISIFDSHDTPEHFRFFRERFDAIGRPTFTILQKMTSALRQLAYGTAADMFDEYLKMSEQASILCLDNFCKCIITLYKERYMRSPNAYDVQ; encoded by the coding sequence ATGGCATCGTATTTACTTAGTTACGAATTCGATTCGGAAGACGAGCGTATTATTGCACTAATTCAACATttaaaagatgatgatgacgaaGTCGAATCCGAGCGTGTTCCAAGATCAcgaatttatattccaagaaatCGCGAAGAAGCCGGAGAAAACTTATGGAAGGATTATTTTAGTGACACACCCGTGTTTCCGCCATATAAATTTAAAAGGCGTTTTCGTATGCGGATTGAACTATTTCTCCGAATATCGCAAGGTATTTCTATTTTCGATTCTCATGATACTCCCGAGCATTTTAGATTTTTTAGGGAACGTTTTGATGCTAtcggtcggccgacttttacaatatTGCAAAAAATGACTTCGGCTCTACGCCAATTGGCGTATGGAACTGCCGCCGATATGTTTGATGAATATTTAAAAATGAGCGAGCAAGCCTCAATACTTTGTTTAGATAACTTTTGTAAATGTATTATTACATTATACAAAGAACGTTACATGAGATCTCCCAATGCATACGATGTTCAATGA